A single window of Gossypium arboreum isolate Shixiya-1 chromosome 13, ASM2569848v2, whole genome shotgun sequence DNA harbors:
- the LOC108463919 gene encoding delta(24)-sterol reductase isoform X1, protein MRENERKRHSFTPKMSDLQAPLRPKRKKGLVDFLVQFRWVFVIFFVLPFSALYYFLIYLGDVRSEMKSYKQRQKEHDENVKKVVKRLKQRNPKKDGLVCTARKPWIAVGMRNVDYKRARHYEVDLSAFRNILEIDKERMIARVEPLVNMGQITRVTVPMNLSLAVVAELDDLTVGGLINGYGIEGSSHIYGLFSDTVVAYEIVLADGRVVRATKDNEYSDLFYAIPWSQGTLGFLVAAEIKLIPVKEYMRLTYTPVVGNLQDLAQGYMDSFAPRDGDQDNPEKVPDFVEGMVYSPTEGVFMIGRYASKEEAKKKGNKINNVGWWFKPWFYQHAQTALKKGEFVEYIPTREYYHRHTRCLYWEGKLILPFGDQWWFRFLLGWLMPPKVSLLKATQGESIRNYYHEMHVIQDMLVPLYKVGDALEWVHHEMEIYPIWLCPHRLFKLPVKTMVYPEPGFEQHHRQGDTPYAQMFTDVGVYYAPGPVLRGEVFDGAEAVRKMEQWLIKNHSFQPQYAVSELNEKDFWRMFDADLYEHVRRKYGAVGTFMSVYYKSKKGRKTEKEVQEAEQAHLETAYAEAD, encoded by the exons ATGAGGGAAAATGAA AGGAAGAGGCATTCTTTCACTCCCAAAATGTCAGATCTTCAAGCACCCCTTCGCCCAAAGAGGAAGAAGGGCTTGGTGGACTTTTTGGTCCAGTTTCGTTGggtttttgttatattttttgtCCTTCCTTTTTCGGCTCTGTATTACTTTCTCATATATCTTGGAGATGTCAGATCCGAGATGAAGTCCTACAAGCAGCGTCAGAAGGAACATGATGAAAATGTTAAGAAAGTAGTGAAGCGTCTCAAACAGAGGAATCCAAAAAAGGATGGTCTTGTATGCACAGCCCGCAAACCATGGATTGCTGTGGGGATGCGGAATGTAGACTATAAGAGAGCTCGCCATTATGAAGTTGATTTGTCTGCTTTCCGTAACATTCTTGAAATTGATAAAGAGAGAATGATTGCAAGGGTTGAGCCACTTGTAAACATGGGGCAGATTACACGTGTCACAGTTCCAATGAATCTTTCCCTTGCTGTGGTTGCAGAGCTTGACGATCTTACAGTAGGTGGTCTCATCAATGGCTACGGGATTGAAGGAAGCTCACACATCTATGGCCTGTTTTCTGATACTGTTGTAGCTTATGAGATAGTTTTGGCTGATGGCCGTGTTGTTAGAGCTACAAAGGACAATGAATATTCTGATCTTTTCTATGCTATCCCATGGTCTCAAGGAACTCTTGGGTTTCTTGTTGCTGCAGAAATCAAGCTTATACCTGTTAAAGAATACATGAGACTGACATACACGCCTGTAGTGGGGAATTTGCAGGACCTTGCTCAAGGTTATATGGACTCTTTTGCACCCAGAGATGGTGATCAGGATAATCCAGAGAAAGTTCCCGATTTTGTAGAAGGCATGGTCTACTCACCCACTGAAGGTGTGTTCATGATTGGGAGATATGCCTCTAAAGAAGAGGCCAAGAAGAAGGGGAATAAAATTAACAATGTAGGTTGGTGGTTTAAACCCTGGTTCTACCAACATGCGCAAACGGCCTTAAAGAAGGGAGAGTTTGTAGAGTACATTCCTACAAGAGAATATTACCACAGGCACACAAGATGTTTGTATTGGGAGGGGAAGCTTATACTTCCATTCGGAGATCAATGGTGGTTTAGGTTTCTTTTGGGCTGGTTGATGCCACCCAAGGTTTCCTTGCTCAAGGCTACTCAAGGTGAATCTATAAGAAACTATTACCATGAGATGCATGTCATTCAAGACATGCTTGTTCCTCTTTACAAGGTTGGGGATGCCCTTGAGTGGGTCCACCATGAGATGGAG ATCTATCCCATTTGGCTCTGCCCGCACCGACTGTTCAAGCTTCCTGTCAAGACAATGGTGTATCCTGAACCAGGCTTTGAGCAGCATCACAGACAAGGCGACACACCATATGCTCAGATGTTCACCGATGTTGGGGTGTATTATGCTCCAGGCCCTGTATTGAGGGGTGAAGTATTTGATGGTGCTGAGGCAGTTCGTAAAATGGAGCAATGGCTGATCAAAAACCATAGTTTCCAGCCACAGTATGCAGTGTCGGAGCTGAACGAGAAGGATTTCTGGAGGATGTTCGATGCTGACCTGTATGAGCATGTGCGTAGGAAGTACGGAGCTGTGGGAACATTCATGAGTGTGTACTACAAATCCAAGAAAGGAAGGAAGACCGAAAAAGAGGTCCAAGAAGCGGAACAAGCCCACCTTGAAACTGCGTATGCAGAGGCTGATTAG
- the LOC108463919 gene encoding delta(24)-sterol reductase isoform X2, which translates to MSDLQAPLRPKRKKGLVDFLVQFRWVFVIFFVLPFSALYYFLIYLGDVRSEMKSYKQRQKEHDENVKKVVKRLKQRNPKKDGLVCTARKPWIAVGMRNVDYKRARHYEVDLSAFRNILEIDKERMIARVEPLVNMGQITRVTVPMNLSLAVVAELDDLTVGGLINGYGIEGSSHIYGLFSDTVVAYEIVLADGRVVRATKDNEYSDLFYAIPWSQGTLGFLVAAEIKLIPVKEYMRLTYTPVVGNLQDLAQGYMDSFAPRDGDQDNPEKVPDFVEGMVYSPTEGVFMIGRYASKEEAKKKGNKINNVGWWFKPWFYQHAQTALKKGEFVEYIPTREYYHRHTRCLYWEGKLILPFGDQWWFRFLLGWLMPPKVSLLKATQGESIRNYYHEMHVIQDMLVPLYKVGDALEWVHHEMEIYPIWLCPHRLFKLPVKTMVYPEPGFEQHHRQGDTPYAQMFTDVGVYYAPGPVLRGEVFDGAEAVRKMEQWLIKNHSFQPQYAVSELNEKDFWRMFDADLYEHVRRKYGAVGTFMSVYYKSKKGRKTEKEVQEAEQAHLETAYAEAD; encoded by the exons ATGTCAGATCTTCAAGCACCCCTTCGCCCAAAGAGGAAGAAGGGCTTGGTGGACTTTTTGGTCCAGTTTCGTTGggtttttgttatattttttgtCCTTCCTTTTTCGGCTCTGTATTACTTTCTCATATATCTTGGAGATGTCAGATCCGAGATGAAGTCCTACAAGCAGCGTCAGAAGGAACATGATGAAAATGTTAAGAAAGTAGTGAAGCGTCTCAAACAGAGGAATCCAAAAAAGGATGGTCTTGTATGCACAGCCCGCAAACCATGGATTGCTGTGGGGATGCGGAATGTAGACTATAAGAGAGCTCGCCATTATGAAGTTGATTTGTCTGCTTTCCGTAACATTCTTGAAATTGATAAAGAGAGAATGATTGCAAGGGTTGAGCCACTTGTAAACATGGGGCAGATTACACGTGTCACAGTTCCAATGAATCTTTCCCTTGCTGTGGTTGCAGAGCTTGACGATCTTACAGTAGGTGGTCTCATCAATGGCTACGGGATTGAAGGAAGCTCACACATCTATGGCCTGTTTTCTGATACTGTTGTAGCTTATGAGATAGTTTTGGCTGATGGCCGTGTTGTTAGAGCTACAAAGGACAATGAATATTCTGATCTTTTCTATGCTATCCCATGGTCTCAAGGAACTCTTGGGTTTCTTGTTGCTGCAGAAATCAAGCTTATACCTGTTAAAGAATACATGAGACTGACATACACGCCTGTAGTGGGGAATTTGCAGGACCTTGCTCAAGGTTATATGGACTCTTTTGCACCCAGAGATGGTGATCAGGATAATCCAGAGAAAGTTCCCGATTTTGTAGAAGGCATGGTCTACTCACCCACTGAAGGTGTGTTCATGATTGGGAGATATGCCTCTAAAGAAGAGGCCAAGAAGAAGGGGAATAAAATTAACAATGTAGGTTGGTGGTTTAAACCCTGGTTCTACCAACATGCGCAAACGGCCTTAAAGAAGGGAGAGTTTGTAGAGTACATTCCTACAAGAGAATATTACCACAGGCACACAAGATGTTTGTATTGGGAGGGGAAGCTTATACTTCCATTCGGAGATCAATGGTGGTTTAGGTTTCTTTTGGGCTGGTTGATGCCACCCAAGGTTTCCTTGCTCAAGGCTACTCAAGGTGAATCTATAAGAAACTATTACCATGAGATGCATGTCATTCAAGACATGCTTGTTCCTCTTTACAAGGTTGGGGATGCCCTTGAGTGGGTCCACCATGAGATGGAG ATCTATCCCATTTGGCTCTGCCCGCACCGACTGTTCAAGCTTCCTGTCAAGACAATGGTGTATCCTGAACCAGGCTTTGAGCAGCATCACAGACAAGGCGACACACCATATGCTCAGATGTTCACCGATGTTGGGGTGTATTATGCTCCAGGCCCTGTATTGAGGGGTGAAGTATTTGATGGTGCTGAGGCAGTTCGTAAAATGGAGCAATGGCTGATCAAAAACCATAGTTTCCAGCCACAGTATGCAGTGTCGGAGCTGAACGAGAAGGATTTCTGGAGGATGTTCGATGCTGACCTGTATGAGCATGTGCGTAGGAAGTACGGAGCTGTGGGAACATTCATGAGTGTGTACTACAAATCCAAGAAAGGAAGGAAGACCGAAAAAGAGGTCCAAGAAGCGGAACAAGCCCACCTTGAAACTGCGTATGCAGAGGCTGATTAG